The DNA sequence TCAACGGTAAAGAGTTAAACGTTAAAGAATGGTCGGATCTGCTCACCGCTGTTCGCGGCTACGAGCAACGCGTTATCGAAATCGCGCATATCTTCAAAATTTCTTATGAAAATGCGCATCAATTAGTGGTAAGTGCCCATCTTTATCCATGGAGTAAACAAATGAGCGTAGAAACGCTCGTTGAAAACCTGCGCAAACAGTTTAAGAAATACCAAGTTTCTACCAAATCTGTACACGCAACCAAACCGGAAGTGGGCGAAATTACTCCTGAAACAACGCACGTTGTTTTCAAATTGCTCACCCGCGAATGGTCGGTCGATGTTCAGTTCTTTTCATCACCAGAGCTGCCAATGTTGCTTGAACTTATCCACCCGTTGCTCCCTCTTGAGCAGCACGAGTGGACTTTGCAAGTTACTGGCAAAGATAAAAAGGTTACCGATAAAGGTATTTTCCGCCTCATCAGCGCGATTAGTGCGCTCAGCAAATTTTATATGACCGTTCAGCGCTATAAAGGTCTTGGTGAAATGAACCCAGAACAACTTGGCGAAACATCCATGGATCACGCTACGCGCACTCTCCTTCAAGTAAAAATTGAAGATGCGCTTGAAGCAGATTCGTGGTTCTCAACGTTAATGGGCGATGACGTGAGCGGTCGCCGTGATTATATTGAACAAAATGGTCAGTTTGTTAAAAACTTGGATGTATAAAAAGCGAATCGGATGGATCAATTTTTAATCGAGATCGATAATTTCATTCAAAAAAATCGGCTTATTGGAACCGGCGATACGATTATCGCCGGTCTTTCTGGCGGGCCAGATTCTGTTTTTTTATTGCATCTCCTTGAACGTTACCGAAAAACTCACGCTATAAACATTATTGCTGCCCATTTAAATCACGAATGGCGCGAAGATGCTCAAAAAGATACTGATCTTTCCAAAGATTTATGCCTCGCATTGGGCATTCCATTGGTGGTAAAAAAAGCTTCCGAACTTCAAATTTCGATAAAAAATAACGGTTCAAAAGAAGAAGTTGCGCGAAAACTACGCCGTTTTTTCTTTGAGCAATTAGCTGCTGAACATAGCGCACACTCGATTGCGCTTGGCCATCATGCAAACGATCAGCAAGAAACATTTTTTATGCGACTGATCCGAGGAGCAACGCTTTCGGGCCTTACGTGCATGAAACCCAAAGACGGCCTTTATATTCGACCGCTTTTGCAAACGCCTAAACCAGATATCATTTCATATCTTGAAACGAATAACATTCTTTATGCATACGACAGCACAAACGAATCGGATGCGTTTTTAAGAAACAGAATTCGCACATCGGTAATCCCCGCTATTTGCCTTGCTGATTCTCGATTTGAAAAACAGTTTTCGCGAACACTTAATCATTTGCAGGAAACGGAAAGTTTTCTTGATGATATGACCGAAGTTGTTTTTGAAAATCTCACCAGAAAAGGCAATGAATCGTGGCAAGTGGATCTTGAGCAGTTCAGGCATCTTCACCCTTTTATGAAGAAGCGATTGCTTGTGCACTGGCTGATAGTCGAAGAAGCATCAATGGTACTAACTGAACAATTTTTAGATGAAATTATACGCTTCTTGGAATCATCCGATAAAAAAAGCCACGCACTTCATCATGCATGGCTTATAAATCGTACTGAAAACTGGTTTTTCTTGAGTAAACCTTAATTTTTACTCTTACTTTTCTGAGGTTGCTTTTGCAACGACTCATATTTTTTTTCGCAAT is a window from the Candidatus Babeliales bacterium genome containing:
- the tilS gene encoding tRNA lysidine(34) synthetase TilS; the protein is MDQFLIEIDNFIQKNRLIGTGDTIIAGLSGGPDSVFLLHLLERYRKTHAINIIAAHLNHEWREDAQKDTDLSKDLCLALGIPLVVKKASELQISIKNNGSKEEVARKLRRFFFEQLAAEHSAHSIALGHHANDQQETFFMRLIRGATLSGLTCMKPKDGLYIRPLLQTPKPDIISYLETNNILYAYDSTNESDAFLRNRIRTSVIPAICLADSRFEKQFSRTLNHLQETESFLDDMTEVVFENLTRKGNESWQVDLEQFRHLHPFMKKRLLVHWLIVEEASMVLTEQFLDEIIRFLESSDKKSHALHHAWLINRTENWFFLSKP